The proteins below are encoded in one region of Xenopus laevis strain J_2021 chromosome 8L, Xenopus_laevis_v10.1, whole genome shotgun sequence:
- the LOC108699591 gene encoding major histocompatibility complex class I-related gene protein, whose amino-acid sequence MAHRTPLVFLLFTLEMAGVYSGSHILQYYITQQTAASPGLPELLKIGYVDDLPYIRRTSETNHCEFLIPALEAVFERMTLQEKCINYFDFSQNQRMKLLTNIYNRTSGNKDVHIYQMKFGCELNEDGTIGIYQEVAFDNKELIAYDKQTGTFIPITHETQNIAQIWNENYIEVDKIFVENCCTPRLSLYPPAIASELEKKVPPKVTVSSSGLNSFTELHCWVYGFYPRDVEVKWIKNGRDEIYSEESVEILPNPDGTYQIRVSVEVTPKEGATYSCHVDHSSLEETLVVPFESSKGINLVIIIPVCGTLLLLLIIQGVCTYRKRMAKDANDSY is encoded by the exons ATGGCTCATCGTACCCCTCTGGTGTTTCTGCTTTTTACTCTTGAAATGGCTGGTGTGTATTCTG GCAGTCACATTCTACAGTATTACATAACTCAGCAAACAGCTGCAAGCCCTGGTCTTCCAGAATTATTAAAAATTGGGTACGTGGATGATTTGCCATATATCAGACGCACCAGTGAGACAAATCATTGCGAGTTCTTGATTCCAGCTCTGGAAGCAGTGTTTGAGCGCATGACATTGCaggaaaaatgtatcaattattttGACTTTTCCCAAAATCAGAGGATGAAATTATTAACCAATATTTATAATAGGACATCTG GTAATAAAGACGTTCATATTTACCAGATGAAATTTGGCTGTGAACTGAATGAAGATGGCACCATTGGCATATATCAAGAGGTAGCATTCGACAACAAGGAACTAATAGCCTATGATAAACAGACTGGGACATTTATTCCTATAACACATGAGACTCAAAATATTGCCCAGATATGGAATGAGAATTATATTGAAGTAGATAAGATATTCGTTGAAAATTGTTGTACGCCTCGTTTGTCTTTGTATCCTCCTGCAATAGCAAGTGAGCTGGAGAAGAAAG TTCCCCCTAAAGTGACAGTCTCAAGCTCAGGATTAAACAGTTTCACAGAACTGCACTGCTGGGTGTATGGGTTCTACCCCCGAGATGTGGAAGTGAAGTGGATAAAGAATGGGAGAGATGAGATTTACTCAGAGGAATCAGTAGAGATCCTGCCAAACCCTGATGGCACCTATCAGATCAGAGTCAGTGTGGAGGTAACACCAAAGGAGGGCGCCACTTACTCCTGCCATGTGGATCACAGCAGTTTGGAGGAGACACTGGTTGTTCCCTTTG AATCCAGCAAAGGAATCAATTTGGTTATCATCATCCCTGTCTGTGGGACATTGCTTCTCCTCCTGATCATCCAGGGAGTTTGTACATACAGAAAGAGAATGGCAAAAG ACGCTAATGACAGCTATTAG